One Thermostichus vulcanus str. 'Rupite' genomic region harbors:
- a CDS encoding helix-turn-helix domain-containing protein — MLLTYQYKLNPTDSQALTLETWGELLRRHWNYALGQRFDGLNRTRCRIDRCSIVSEPVGEVPDKVDYYTQASELRATKEQFPEYKDIYADCQQQNLMRLDKAWKRW, encoded by the coding sequence ATGCTGCTCACTTACCAGTACAAACTTAACCCAACCGATAGCCAAGCTTTGACCCTAGAAACCTGGGGTGAATTGTTGCGGCGGCACTGGAACTATGCGTTGGGTCAACGGTTTGATGGGTTGAATCGAACTCGTTGCCGGATTGACCGTTGCAGCATTGTTTCTGAGCCCGTTGGGGAGGTGCCGGACAAAGTTGATTACTACACCCAAGCATCGGAGTTACGCGCCACTAAAGAACAATTTCCCGAATACAAAGACATCTATGCGGATTGCCAGCAGCAAAACCTGATGCGACTGGACAAAGCCTGGAAACGCTGGA